The genomic DNA AGGAATTAACAGGTTTGCAGGAAGTTGAATATTGCATAGAACCCAAATTCGATGGCGCAAGTATTTCTCTCCTCTATGAAAATGATATCCTCGTTCGCGGCGTAACACGCGGCGATGGTGTCGAAGGAGAAGAGATCACCACCAACATTAAACAGATCCGCTCCATACCATTATCAGCACCCTTTTCAAAATATGGCATCCAGCAGATCGAGATCCGTGGCGAGATCATCATGAGCAAGAAAGCCTTCGAAAACTTCAATGAACTACAGGCCGCACAAGGCTTGAGCCTGCTCGCCAATCCCCGTAATGCCGCAAGCGGAAGCCTCCGCATGAAAGATCCCAAAGATGTCGCTAAACGCAATCTCGACGCGTTTTTATACCATATAAGCTATTACGTAACAACAGATGGCCATACACTCGCCATCGACGGCCGCGAAGGCGACCATCCCATGCCCGAAAACGCTCCGCTCGGCACCCATTCCGGCTCTCTCGACCTGTTATGGGAATGCGGATTCCGCTCTCCAAAAGAAGAAAAGCAGGTCGTAACAGGCATCGCCGAAGTGATACGCCACGTTACCGACTACGAAGCATTACGCGATACCCTGCCCTACGAAATAGACGGCATGGTCATAAAGGTCAACAGCCTCGCCCTGCAAGATCAAATGGGCATGACAACACACCACCCACGCTGGGCAACAGCATATAAGTTCAAGGCACGACAGGCTACCACTCGCTTACGGGACGTAGAATTCCAGGTAGGAAGAACAGGCGCCGTTACTCCAGTTGCCAAGCTCGACCCGGTTTACCTGGCAGGTGTAACAGTAAGCAGCATCTCCGTACATAACGAAGAATATATCAGGGAAAAAGACCTGCGTAAAGGCGATACCGTGATAATAGAACGCGCCGGCGACGTGATCCCCCAGATCGTACAGTCCATCCCGGAAGGACGCGATGGCACAGAAGAAGAAATCGTCTTCCCCCGCCATTGCCCAGTTTGTGGCAGCGAGCTCTTTAAAACAGAAGGCGAAGCCGTATGGCGCTGCATCAATATAGAATGTAAAGCACAGGTGCTCGAACGCATGATCCACTTTGTAAGCAAAGATGCCATGGACATCAGAAGCCTCGGCGAAGCCAATATCCGCCGCTTTTATGAACTGGACCTGCTGAAAGATGTCCCCGGCATCTACGGACTCAACTTCTCCGCCATAGGCCAGCTCGAAGGCTATGGCAAACGATCGATAGAAAACCTCCAGGCCGCGATAGAAGCATCAAAACAACAACCCCTGTACCGCCTCATCTACGCCCTGGGCATCCGCTTTGTAGGCGAAACAACCGCCAAAACTCTCGCCAACGCAGTATCCAACCTCATGGAATTGAAGGATAAAACAGAAGATGAACTGCAGCAACTCGAAGATGTTGGAATAAAAGTGGCGAACAGTATTTACCAGTTTTTCCATAACGAACAGAATCTCGAACTGCTGAAACAGCTCGAAGACCTCGGACTAAACCTGCAGAATCACAAAAAACATAACGCAGGAACTGACGATACTCCGTTACACGGACAAACATTCCTGTTCACCGGCACCTTGTCCAAACTCAAGCGCAGTGAGGCTGAGGCCATGGTCGAAGCCAACGGAGGAAAGTTGTTAAGCGGCGTTAGCAGCAAGCTTAATTACCTGATAGTAGGAGAAGACGCAGGCAGCAAACTGGAGAAGGCGAAAAAGATCAATACAGTAAGAATTCTTACAGAAGATGATTTTATACAGCTTTTGGGCAAATAAAGGTTAGTTTTCGTATGCACAAAAAGCCGTTTATTTGCAGCGCAAACTATAAAACCAGGATATTCTAAATAACCAATTTTAAACCAATTTAATCATGAGTTACATAGCTGACATCCACGCGCGTCAGATCTTAGACAGCCGCGGCAATCCTACAGTAGAAGTTGACGTTTTAACTGAAAGCGGACACCTTGGCCGCGCAGCTGTACCCAGCGGCGCCTCTACAGGTATCCATGAAGCTGTAGAATTACGCGATGGCGACAAAAAAACTTACGTAGGTAAAGGCGTTTTAAAAGCAGTTGCCAACGTTAACGATATTATTGCTGAACAACTGATTGGCTGGTCTATCAACGACCAAACCGGTGTTGACGCCAAACTGCTCGAAATCGACGGCACTGAAAACAAAAGCAAACTGGGTGCAAACGCTACCCTGGCAGTATCTATGGCCGTAGCTAAAGCTGCAGCCCTCGAAAGCAGCCTGCCTTTATACCGCTACCTCGGTGGCGTTAACGCTACTGTTCTTCCTATGCCTTTGATGAACATCCTTAACGGTGGTGTTCACGCCGATAACAAAATCGACTACCAGGAATATATGATCGTTCCTGTAGGCGCCGAAAGCTTCAGCGAAGGCTTACGCTGGGGCGTTGAAATCTTCCATGAACTGAAATCTGTTCTGAAGAAAAAAGGCTACAGCACTAACGTAGGTGACGAAGGCGGCTTCGCTCCCGATATCCAAAGCAACGAAGAAGCGATCGAAACTGTATTACAGGCTATCGAATCTGCAGGATACAAAGTAGGCGAACAAATCGGTATCGCCCTCGACGCAGCCTCCAGCGAAATGTTCAAAGACGGCCAATACAAATTCTATAAAAGCTCCGGCAAGTCTATCAGCAGCGATGAAATGGTAGCTTACTGGCAGGAATGGGTGAACAAATACCCCATCGTTTCTATCGAAGACGGTATGGCGGAAGAAGATTGGGACGGCTGGAAAAAACTCACCGACGCTATCGGTCATAAAGTACAGCTCGTAGGTGATGACCTGTTCGTTACCAACACCAAAATCTTACAACGTGGTATCGATACCAATACCGCAAACAGCATCCTGGTAAAAGTAAACCAGATCGGTACCGTTACTGAAACAATCAACGCTGTTCAACTGGCACAAAGAAGCGGTTACACAACCATCATGAGCCACAGAAGCGGTGAAACGGAAGATACTACTATTGCCGACCTCGCTGTAGCATTAAACTGCGGCCAGATCAAAACCGGTTCTGCTTCCCGTACCGACCGTATGGCTAAGTACAACCAGCTGATCCGTATCGAAGAAGCTTTAGGCGAAAGCGCTATCTATCCTAAAGGCAAGATCAAATTCGGCAAATAGTTCCCTTTTTTGATTAAACGATCGGTATTACCTTTATCAAAAGATTGGTAATACCGGTCGTTTTTATTTTATATGAAGAAAGCAGCGAAAACAGTCTTATTTATCCTGAAGAACAAGTACCTCGTAAGCCTGGTGGCTTTTGTGATCCTGCTGCTGTTTTTCGACCGCAACGACGTCTTTACCCAAATGGAACGGAAAAAACAGTTGCGCGAATTGCAGTCAAGCAAACAATTCTACCAGGACGAAATCATACGTACGAAACAACAGCTCATAGATCTCCAGCAAAATCCCGCTGCACTCGAGAAATATGCCCGCGAAAACTTCTATATGAAGCGCGATAATGAAGATATTTTCCTCGTTGAACCGGCAGCTACCAGCAAAAAAAAGTAAATTCCGGCGCAATATCCTTTTCAGGGGTCCGTTATATTACCAGTGTTTTATTTAGCAGCAGAAGATATGCAGACATGTACAACTGATGACTTATTGCTTTATCTCTACGGCGATCTCTCCGTACCGGACAGGTTATTAACCGAAGAGATTCTGCAGGAGAACTGGGGATTGAGGGAAAAGCTGAATGTAATGCAGGAAGCTACCGATACACTGGATTCCGTAAAGATCAAATCCCCCTCCCAACGCAGTATCCAGGCGATACTCACCTACCTTTACGATCGTAACAGCTCAGCTATTCTAACAGAAACCGCGGCAGATTTAAAGTGAACCGGTAATTTCGTGTCTTCAGGAACATTATGACACGCAAAGAAAAGTACCAGTACGTAATCCATTATTTCCAGGAGCATACGCCCGACGCGGAAACAGAGCTTTTTTACGACAACCCTTATCAGTTGCTCGTAGCAGTGATCCTATCCGCACAATGCACCGATAAGCGCGTAAACATGACCACGCCGGCCCTGTTTGCCCAATACCCCAACCCTTACGACCTTGCCCAGGCTTCGTTCGAAGATGTATTTTATTACATCAAAAGCATCTCCTATCCCAACAACAAGGCAAAACACCTCATTGGCATGGCCAATATGCTCATCAACGACTTCAACGGCGAAGTCCCCATGACCGTCGATGAACTCATTAAACTGCCCGGCGTAGGCCGCAAAACAGCCAATGTGGTAACCTCGGTAATAGACGAACAACCCAACATGGCTGTAGACACACACGTTTTCCGGGTCTCCGCCCGCCTGGGCCTCACCACCACCGGGGCCAAAACCCCGCTGGCCGTAGAAAAAGAACTGGTAAAGAACATCCCCACCGAACTCATCCACAAAGCCCACCACTGGCTCATTTTACACGGCCGCTATACCTGCCTCGCCCGTACCCCAAAATGTTACGACTGCGGCTTGACAGAGGTCTGCAA from Filimonas effusa includes the following:
- the nth gene encoding endonuclease III produces the protein MTRKEKYQYVIHYFQEHTPDAETELFYDNPYQLLVAVILSAQCTDKRVNMTTPALFAQYPNPYDLAQASFEDVFYYIKSISYPNNKAKHLIGMANMLINDFNGEVPMTVDELIKLPGVGRKTANVVTSVIDEQPNMAVDTHVFRVSARLGLTTTGAKTPLAVEKELVKNIPTELIHKAHHWLILHGRYTCLARTPKCYDCGLTEVCNYYRKNIKPAKAK
- a CDS encoding FtsB family cell division protein, whose translation is MKKAAKTVLFILKNKYLVSLVAFVILLLFFDRNDVFTQMERKKQLRELQSSKQFYQDEIIRTKQQLIDLQQNPAALEKYARENFYMKRDNEDIFLVEPAATSKKK
- the ligA gene encoding NAD-dependent DNA ligase LigA codes for the protein MYSEEQVKQLQQRTRELLSDGDVNEQKLAHLREVLRFHEYRYYVLSESLIPDADYDKLYKQLKAIELAHPNLITPDSPTQRVGSNLTKTFPTVQHLVPMLSLENSSNAEELADWDRKAQELTGLQEVEYCIEPKFDGASISLLYENDILVRGVTRGDGVEGEEITTNIKQIRSIPLSAPFSKYGIQQIEIRGEIIMSKKAFENFNELQAAQGLSLLANPRNAASGSLRMKDPKDVAKRNLDAFLYHISYYVTTDGHTLAIDGREGDHPMPENAPLGTHSGSLDLLWECGFRSPKEEKQVVTGIAEVIRHVTDYEALRDTLPYEIDGMVIKVNSLALQDQMGMTTHHPRWATAYKFKARQATTRLRDVEFQVGRTGAVTPVAKLDPVYLAGVTVSSISVHNEEYIREKDLRKGDTVIIERAGDVIPQIVQSIPEGRDGTEEEIVFPRHCPVCGSELFKTEGEAVWRCINIECKAQVLERMIHFVSKDAMDIRSLGEANIRRFYELDLLKDVPGIYGLNFSAIGQLEGYGKRSIENLQAAIEASKQQPLYRLIYALGIRFVGETTAKTLANAVSNLMELKDKTEDELQQLEDVGIKVANSIYQFFHNEQNLELLKQLEDLGLNLQNHKKHNAGTDDTPLHGQTFLFTGTLSKLKRSEAEAMVEANGGKLLSGVSSKLNYLIVGEDAGSKLEKAKKINTVRILTEDDFIQLLGK
- the eno gene encoding phosphopyruvate hydratase, which produces MSYIADIHARQILDSRGNPTVEVDVLTESGHLGRAAVPSGASTGIHEAVELRDGDKKTYVGKGVLKAVANVNDIIAEQLIGWSINDQTGVDAKLLEIDGTENKSKLGANATLAVSMAVAKAAALESSLPLYRYLGGVNATVLPMPLMNILNGGVHADNKIDYQEYMIVPVGAESFSEGLRWGVEIFHELKSVLKKKGYSTNVGDEGGFAPDIQSNEEAIETVLQAIESAGYKVGEQIGIALDAASSEMFKDGQYKFYKSSGKSISSDEMVAYWQEWVNKYPIVSIEDGMAEEDWDGWKKLTDAIGHKVQLVGDDLFVTNTKILQRGIDTNTANSILVKVNQIGTVTETINAVQLAQRSGYTTIMSHRSGETEDTTIADLAVALNCGQIKTGSASRTDRMAKYNQLIRIEEALGESAIYPKGKIKFGK